The genomic segment GCCTTCCTTCCATCGCACCGGTATTGAATTTAGAAAAGACTGCTGTGGCAAATTCATTCAGATCCTGAAGATACTCCAAATACTCAGTCTCACTCAGAGCGACACTCAAAGCTCTGTAGTGGCGCTGCTCGGGCGGTAATTGCTGGGCCTGTATCGCGCGCTCAAGACTGGCTTTATGATACCGCTGTAGAGCCAAACTCTGACTCCGGTCTTTGACACGAACAACATCATGGACGGCCTGCCATCGACCCTCCGTTCTCACAACCAGTTCCGCCAATTCCAAAGACTCCAGCAAGTCCTGAATCTCTTTGCTGGAAACACCCAGCACCTGTGCCAGAGCTTCCGCAGTTCCAGGGATGTCTGAAAAACTAAGAAGGTTTCTGACCACCACTGATAGGGGGTTCGCGAGAAGCTCATCCGGGGGAGCCACATCTTCGACCTCCAGCGAACGCCGAAGGAGTTGCGTGAGTTTACGCCCATATAAGTTTCGCTGGGCTTCTTGTTTCGTCTGCGTGTACAAAACAAGCAGTAGGAAGTACTCCCGATCCGTCTCGCTAAGCTGAAAGAACTCGCAAAGTCTCTGAGCCAGGACATCTGAAATCTTTCTTTGCCCCAGAACGGCAAACCGAAGGTACGATTTGCTGGCCACGCCTAGCTTCTGGGCCCAAATTTCATAAGAGAAATCACCTGACTTTTTGAGATATTGATAAGAGTCCTGCAAAAACTGATAAATATTAAGATAGGATTTTACGTCCGGGTGATTAGATTCACTCATAAGACCTCCGCGATCTTATTGCATCAACTAATTGCACCTCTGTAAAGATCGGCGACGTGCTTCTTTTGTAAACGCATTAAACAGATTACTCTTGATCCAACGAAGGGAGATAAACCTTCGCCGGTCCCGTTGCGCAGACAGAAGACTTTTACCTTTTCTTCGAAGCATGAACCTAGCTTGAATTAGTGGACAGAGTGGTCGTTGATGCTTTCGGTGGGTTGTCGACGGCGTGTCCCGAGGGGGCGGGAGAGTGCAACATAATAGGTATTTTTA from the Bdellovibrio sp. ArHS genome contains:
- a CDS encoding TIGR02147 family protein, giving the protein MSESNHPDVKSYLNIYQFLQDSYQYLKKSGDFSYEIWAQKLGVASKSYLRFAVLGQRKISDVLAQRLCEFFQLSETDREYFLLLVLYTQTKQEAQRNLYGRKLTQLLRRSLEVEDVAPPDELLANPLSVVVRNLLSFSDIPGTAEALAQVLGVSSKEIQDLLESLELAELVVRTEGRWQAVHDVVRVKDRSQSLALQRYHKASLERAIQAQQLPPEQRHYRALSVALSETEYLEYLQDLNEFATAVFSKFNTGAMEGRRLYQLNFNAFPWTEPVVLKL